The DNA window GAGTGCCATGTACGCAGTTCCGGCGGAATTCCTGCCAAACGGCCGCTTCTGTGGCGCGGTCGGCGCCGCGGCGACCGGCGGAGCCTTCGCCCCGGAGGCGGGCTGATCTGGGCGGGAACACCGCCCTATCAGGCGCCGCGCCGGCGCTCGAGCCGCGCGAGACGCTCGCGCAGCACTTTGAGTTCTTCGTTCGTGTTGGCCATGCGCTCCTCGAGCTGCATGCGCGCTCGAACCTCTTCGTCGAGTCGTTTGTCGAGCAGATCGACACCGGTATTGGAGCGGAAGAGCTCTTCCTGGGAAATCGTCTCGGGCGGCATGGATTCTCCTGGACGCAATTCTGGCGGCAGTGAAGTGCGCTCTTCGATTGTGGCACGGCGCAGCATATAACCCCCCGTAAGCAGGGCGAGCAGAGCGAGAGCTCCGATCCCCCACCAGATCGCGACGGGAGTTCCGCTGGCAGACGTCTTTTTCGCTGCCGACGAGGTGGGTTGCGTCTCCGCCGAGGCGCTCGCACTCGGCTTTGCAGCAGGCGAGGCAGGCGGTGAGGGCGCTTGCGAGGCGGGTTTCGGCTGAGTCTCTTTCACTTCGATCGCCCGCTTGATCTGACTGCGCGAGGGCATCTCGAAGGGTGAGCGCCGCGCGGTTCGCGGGGCCGGAGCAGCCTGCTTCGCGACCTTCGGGACGGCTTTGGCCTTGGGCTCTTCCGGAACGGGCGCTGTGCGCGTCGCCGTCGGAGCGGGTGGAGCCTGGTTCGAGGGCGTCGGGGGTTTGCTCAGCGATGGCAGCCCCTGGGGCTCGATCACATTTGTGCCCTTGGGTGCCAGGAACGGCTGCGCGCCCGGATCCGCGAAGTCGAGCACGATGCGATCTGGATTCGTGAGAGTAAACACACGGATACGGCGACGCTTCGAATCGAATCGAATTCGCGTGCCCGAGGGAATCGGCCGGATGTTGAACTTGCCCATGCGTCTCAATCCGGTGTCGTATGTCTTGGATCGCCCCGGGCGGGCCGCCACTTCGATGACCGGTGCGTGGGGATCCCGCTCGACTCCCCAGACGACTTCCGCGGAGCGATCGAGTTGCAGGACCAGACGGTCGTAAGTGGGGTGCCCACCCGCACGCACGTGAGTGATGCGGCCCATATCCTGGGCGCTCACGACCCATGTACTGCTGAATCCGAGAATCAGAGCCAGAAAAGCGACCGTGCGCTGCATGGCACTCCTAACGATCGAGTCTCGATGAATGATGAATAGACGCGCGAGGCGCGCCGGGGAT is part of the bacterium genome and encodes:
- a CDS encoding AMIN domain-containing protein, with protein sequence MQRTVAFLALILGFSSTWVVSAQDMGRITHVRAGGHPTYDRLVLQLDRSAEVVWGVERDPHAPVIEVAARPGRSKTYDTGLRRMGKFNIRPIPSGTRIRFDSKRRRIRVFTLTNPDRIVLDFADPGAQPFLAPKGTNVIEPQGLPSLSKPPTPSNQAPPAPTATRTAPVPEEPKAKAVPKVAKQAAPAPRTARRSPFEMPSRSQIKRAIEVKETQPKPASQAPSPPASPAAKPSASASAETQPTSSAAKKTSASGTPVAIWWGIGALALLALLTGGYMLRRATIEERTSLPPELRPGESMPPETISQEELFRSNTGVDLLDKRLDEEVRARMQLEERMANTNEELKVLRERLARLERRRGA